A stretch of the Vigna radiata var. radiata cultivar VC1973A chromosome 7, Vradiata_ver6, whole genome shotgun sequence genome encodes the following:
- the LOC106767619 gene encoding ultraviolet-B receptor UVR8-like codes for MDATTSGTPTIQYHNLSDQPITTIVATQLPTLQREQRHCFGDSSPREFPLSANPSIVLHLLTSYDLYAQDLAKLEATCSFFKQPAKFQPDFDLSLSELAALDMCQKRAIFKPMTTEQQQYLKQRCRGSWKLVLRFLMAGEACCRREKSQAIAGPGHSIAVTSKGLVYSFGSNSSGQLGHGSTGEEWKPRPIRALQGIRIIQATTGTRRTMLISDSGQVYAFGKDSFGDAEIGIQGSKMVTTPQLVDSLKNIFVVQAAIGHFFTAVLSREGRVYTFSWGNDGKLGHHTDPNDLEPRPLLGDLEHIPVVQIAAGFCYLLCLACQPIGMSVYSVGCGLGGKLGHGSKTDEKYPRLIEQFQLLNLNPMVVAAGAWHAAVVGQDGRICTWGWGRYGCLGHGNEECEFVPKEVEGLRDVKAVHVATGDYTTFVVADNGDVYSFGCGESASLGHNPENHEQGDMHANVLSPKLVTSMKDMNERVVQISLTNSAYWNAHTFALTESGKLYAFGAGDKGQLGVDLGDNGTERGKPELLDIDLS; via the exons ATGGATGCCACTACCAGTGGAACCCCTACTATCCAATACCATAACCTCTCAGATCAACCAATTACCACCATTGTTGCCACACAATTGCCTACACTTCAACGGGAGCAACGACATTGCTTTGGGGATTCCAGTCCAAGAGAGTTTCCCTTGTCTGCTAATCCTTCCATTGTTCTTCATCTGCTTACATCATACGACTTATATGCTCAAGACCTTGCTAAACTTGAG GCAACATGCTCCTTCTTCAAGCAGCCAGCAAAGTTTCAGCCAGATTTCGATTTGTCCTTGTCAGAGCTTGCTGCATTGGACATGTGCCAGAAAAGAGCCATTTTTAAGCCAATGACGACTGAACAACAGCAATATTTGAAGCAGAGATGTCGTGGTTCTTGGAAATTGGTTCTAAGGTTTTTGATGGCTGGAGAAGCATGTTGCCGAAGGGAGAAATCACAGGCAATAGCAGGTCCTGGTCATAGCATTGCTGTGACATCAAAAGGGCTTGTGTATTCATTTGGGTCCAATAGTTCCGGCCAGCTTGGGCATGGCTCCACTGGAGAGGAATGGAAACCTCGACCAATTAG AGCTTTGCAAGGCATCCGAATTATACAAGCTACTACTGGGACTAGGAGGACAATGTTGATCAGTGATTCAGGGCAGGTTTATGCCTTTGGGAAAGACTCTTTTGGTGATGCTGAAATTGGAATTCAAGGATCTAAAATGGTTACAACTCCACAGTTAGTTGATTCtttgaaaaacatatttgttGTGCAAGCTGCAATTGGACACTTCTTCACTGCTGTGTTGTCAAGAGAAGGAAGGGTTTATACTTTTTCATGGGGTAATGATGGCAAACTCGGTCACCATACTGATCCAAATGATCTTGAACCCCGTCCTTTGCTAGGAGATCTGGAACACATACCAGTAGTGCAAATAGCTGCTGGATTCTGCTACCTGCTTTGTTTGGCTTGTCAACCCATTGGAAT GTCAGTGTACTCGGTTGGGTGTGGTTTGGGTGGGAAGCTTGGACATGGCTCAAAAACTGATGAGAAGTATCCTCGTCTGATCGAACAGTTCCAGCTGTTAAACCTTAATCCGATGGTGGTTGCAGCTGGTGCGTGGCATGCAGCTGTGGTGGGGCAGGATGGCCGTATTTGCACATGGGGGTGGGGTCGCTATGGTTGCCTGGGTCATGGTAATGAAGAATGTGAATTTGTACCAAAGGAGGTGGAAGGGTTGAGAGATGTCAAAGCAGTTCATGTTGCTACGGGAGATTACACCACCTTTGTAGTGGCTGATAATGGTGATGTGTATTCATTTGGTTGTGGAGAATCTGCTAGTCTTGGCCATAACCCCGAGAATCATGAGCAG GGAGACATGCATGCAAATGTGTTAAGTCCAAAGCTTGTGACTTCAatgaaagatatgaatgaaCGGGTGGTGCAGATTAGCCTGACGAATTCCGCATATTGGAATGCTCATACCTTTGCCTTAACTGAATCAGGGAAGTTGTATGCCTTTGGGGCTGGGGACAAAGGACAACTAGGCGTTGATCTTGGTGACAACGGGACTGAAAGAGGAAAGCCAGAGCTGCTTGATATTGATCTTAGTTAA
- the LOC106767179 gene encoding uncharacterized protein LOC106767179: protein MVRVASYFAMTLGAFVFWQSMDKVHVWIALHQDEKQERLEKEAEIRRVREELLKQQANQKG from the exons atggtTAGGGTGGCATCGTATTTCGCGATGACGCTGGGTGCTTTCGTGTTCTGGCAGTCCATGGACAAAGTCCATGTCTGGATCGCTCTCCATCAGGACGAAAAG CAAGAGAGGTTGGAGAAGGAAGCGGAGATCAGAAGGGTTAGAGAAGAATTATTGAAGCAGCAGGCCAATCAGAAGGGTTAG
- the LOC106767622 gene encoding photosystem II core complex proteins psbY, chloroplastic, with amino-acid sequence MAATISAMAMINAKCLNPTSPKFPAKLTPSKPSLLSLPKGLIASPETTNLSVPTAVAGAIFTALGTCDAAFAAQQIADIAEGDNRGLALLLPIIPAIGWVLFNILQPALNQINRMRSTKGLVIGLGLGGLAGLMAAPPHAAAAEVAAIAEAASDNRGQLLLFVVAPAIGWVLFNILQPALNQINRMRSR; translated from the coding sequence ATGGCAGCAACAATATCAGCAATGGCCATGATCAACGCCAAATGCCTCAACCCCACATCACCAAAATTCCCCGCAAAACTCACACCATCGAAACCTTCTCTCCTTTCTCTTCCCAAGGGCCTTATCGCCTCACCCGAAACCACCAACCTCTCCGTTCCCACAGCCGTCGCCGGAGCCATATTCACGGCCCTCGGAACCTGCGACGCCGCGTTCGCCGCGCAGCAGATAGCGGACATAGCGGAAGGCGACAACCGCGGCCTGGCCCTGCTGCTGCCCATAATCCCAGCCATAGGGTGGGTGCTGTTCAACATTCTGCAGCCGGCGCTCAACCAAATCAACCGCATGCGCAGCACCAAAGGACTCGTCATCGGGTTGGGTCTCGGCGGCTTGGCTGGACTCATGGCGGCGCCGCCACATGCCGCTGCAGCCGAAGTCGCGGCGATCGCCGAAGCCGCGAGTGACAACAGGGGGCAGCTTCTGCTGTTTGTGGTGGCACCGGCTATTGGGTGGGTGCTGTTCAACATCTTGCAGCCTGCTCTGAACCAGATCAACAGGATGAGATCTCGGTGA
- the LOC106767621 gene encoding actin-related protein 3 encodes MDPSPRPAVVIDNGSGYTKMGFAGNVEPCFIIPTVVAVNESFLNQSKNLSKANWLAQHNAGVMADLDFFIGDEALTKSRCSSTYNLSYPVQHGQVENWDAMERYWQQCIFNYLRCDPEDHYFLLTESPLTSPESREYTGEIMFETFNVPGLYIAVNSVLALAAGYTTSKCEMTGVVVDVGEGAAHVVPVADGYVIGGSIKSIPIAGKDVTLFVQNLMRERGENVPPDDSFEVARKVKEMYCYTCSDIVKEFNKHDKEPTKYMRHWRGIKPKSGAPYSCDIGYERFLGPEIFFNPEIYGSDFTTPLPVVIDKCIQSAPIDTRRSLYKNIVLSGGSTMFKDFNKRLQRDLKKIVDTRVLLSEARLNGEIKSQPVEVNVVSHPIQRFAVWFGGSVLASTPEFFTACHTKAEYEEHGASICRSNPVFKGMY; translated from the exons atgGATCCCTCTCCTCGCCCGGCTGTAGTCATCGATAATGGCTCCGG gTATACTAAGATGGGGTTTGCTGGTAATGTCGAGCCATGTTTTATTATTCCGACAGTGGTTGCAGTTAATGAGTCTTTTCTGAATCAATCGAAGAACCTCTCTAAAGCCAATTGGTTGGCCCAGCACAACGCTGGAGTGATGGCGGATCTTGATTTCTTCATCGGGGATGAGGCACTTACCAAGTCTCGATGTAGTAGCACTTACAATCTCAGCTACCCAGTTCAGCACGGCCAGGTTGAGAATTGGGATGCCATGGAGCGCTACTGGCAGCAGTGCATATTCAACTATTTGAGGTGTGATCCGGAGGATCACTATTTTCTCTTGACCGAGAGTCCATTGACTTCGCCTGAGAGTCGCGAGTATACTGGGGAAATCATGTTTGAGACTTTTAACGTACCTGGGCTTTACATTGCTGTGAATTCTGTGCTTGCCCTTGCAGCTGGTTACACCACATCTAAG TGTGAGATGACAGGAGTTGTAGTGGATGTTGGAGAAGGGGCGGCTCATGTTGTACCTGTCGCAGATGGCTATGTTATTGGTGGCAGCATCAAATCAATTCCTATTGCTGGAAAGGATGTTACTCTTTTTGTGCAGAACCTCATGCGG GAAAGAGGAGAGAATGTTCCACCCGATGACTCTTTTGAAGTGGCACGAAAAGTGAAGGAAATGTATTGCTACACTTGCTCTGACATAGTGAAG GAATTTAATAAGCATGACAAAGAACCAACCAAGTATATGAGGCATTGGAGAGGCATTAAACCAAAGTCAGGGGCACCATATTCTTGTGATATTGGTTACGAACGATTTCTTGGCCCTGAG ATTTTCTTTAATCCTGAGATATATGGTAGTGACTTTACTACCCCTTTGCCAGTTGTAATAGACAAGTGCATTCAGTCTGCACCAATTGACACGAGGAGATCACTATACAAG AATATAGTGTTGTCTGGCGGTTCAACCATGTTCAAGGATTTTAACAAGAGATTGCAACGtgatctaaaaaaaattgtggatACTCGTGTCCTTTTATCTGAAGCACGCTTAAATGGGGAGATAAAA TCGCAGCCAGTGGAGGTAAATGTGGTGAGTCACCCAATTCAGAGATTTGCAGTTTGGTTTGGAGGATCCGTACTTGCATCAACTCCTGAATTTTTTACG GCTTGTCATACAAAGGCAGAATATGAGGAGCATGGAGCAAGCATTTGCCGTTCAAATCCTGTTTTCAAGGGAATGTATTAA
- the LOC106767618 gene encoding ultraviolet-B receptor UVR8-like, whose translation MDATTSGTPTIQYHNIPDQPITTIVATQLPTFQRQLRHCFGDSSPGEFPLSANPSIVLHVLTSCSLCPQDLAKLEATCSFFKKPANFAPDLDLSLSELAALDMCQKRAIFKPMTTEEQQHLKQRCGGSWKLVLRFLMAGEACCRREKSQAIAGPGHSIAVTSKGAVYSFGSNSSGQLGHGTTEEEWHPRPIRALQGIRIIQATAATGRTMLISDFGQVYAFGKDSFGEAEIGIQGSKMVTSPQLVESLKNIFVVQAAIGNFFTAVLSREGRVYTFSWGSDGKLCHHTDPNDVEPRPLLGALEHIPVVQIAAGFCYLLCLACQPSGMSVYSVGCGLGGKLGHGSKTDEKYPRLIEQFQVLNLQPKVVAAGAWHAAVVGQDGRICTWGWGRCGCLGHGNEECESVPKVVEELRDVKAVHVATGDYTTFVVADNGDVYSFGCGESASLGHNPENHEQGDMHANVLSPKLVTSMKEMNEKVVQISLTNSVYWNAHTFALTESGKLYGFGAGDKGQLGVELGANQTERGKPERLDIDLG comes from the exons ATGGATGCCACTACCAGTGGAACCCCAACTATACAATACCATAACATCCCTGATCAGCCAATTACTACCATTGTTGCCACACAATTGCCTACATTTCAACGGCAGCTACGCCATTGCTTTGGGGACTCCAGTCCAGGAGAGTTTCCCTTGTCTGCTAATCCCTCCATTGTCCTTCATGTCCTTACATCATGTAGCTTGTGTCCTCAAGACCTTGCTAAACTTGAG GCAACATGCTCCTTCTTCAAGAAGCCGGCAAACTTTGCTCCGGATTTGGATTTGTCCTTGTCAGAGCTTGCTGCATTGGACATGTGCCAGAAAAGAGCCATTTTTAAGCCAATGACGACTGAAGAACAGCAACATTTGAAGCAAAGATGTGGTGGTTCTTGGAAATTGGTTCTGAGGTTTTTAATGGCTGGAGAAGCATGCTGTAGAAGGGAGAAATCACAGGCCATAGCAGGTCCTGGTCATAGCATTGCTGTGACATCAAAAGGGGCTGTTTATTCATTTGGGTCCAATAGTTCAGGACAACTTGGGCATGGTACAACCGAAGAGGAATGGCATCCTCGACCAATCAG AGCTTTACAAGGCATTCGGATTATACAAGCTACTGCTGCGACAGGGAGGACAATGTTGATCAGTGATTTTGGGCAGGTTTATGCCTTTGGGAAAGACTCTTTTGGTGAAGCTGAAATTGGAATTCAAGGATCTAAAATGGTTACATCTCCTCAGTTAGTTGAATCtttgaaaaacatatttgttGTGCAAGCTGCAATTGGAAACTTTTTCACAGCCGTTTTGTCAAGGGAAGGCAGGGTTTATACTTTTTCTTGGGGTAGTGATGGCAAACTCTGTCACCATACTGATCCAAATGATGTGGAACCTCGTCCTTTATTAGGAGCTCTGGAGCACATACCAGTAGTGCAGATAGCTGCCGGTTTCTGCTACCTCCTTTGTTTGGCTTGTCAACCAAGTGGAAT GTCTGTCTACTCTGTTGGATGTGGTTTGGGTGGGAAGCTTGGCCATGGCTCAAAAACTGATGAGAAGTATCCTCGATTGATCGAACAATTCCAAGTGTTAAACCTTCAGCCAAAGGTGGTTGCAGCTGGTGCTTGGCATGCAGCTGTGGTGGGGCAGGATGGCCGGATTTGCACATGGGGGTGGGGTCGTTGTGGCTGCTTGGGTCATGGTAATGAAGAATGTGAATCTGTACCTAAGGTGGTGGAAGAGTTGAGAGATGTTAAAGCAGTTCATGTTGCTACAGGAGATTACACAACCTTTGTAGTGGCTGATAATGGTGATGTGTATTCCTTTGGTTGTGGAGAATCTGCTAGTCTTGGCCATAACCCTGAGAATCATGAACAG GGAGACATGCATGCAAATGTGTTAAGTCCAAAGCTTGTGACTTCAATGAAAGAGATGAATGAAAAGGTGGTGCAGATTAGTCTGACGAATTCCGTATATTGGAATGCTCATACCTTTGCCTTAACTGAATCAGGGAAGCTGTATGGCTTTGGGGCTGGAGACAAAGGACAACTAGGCGTAGAGCTTGGTGCCAACCAAACTGAAAGAGGAAAGCCAGAGCGGCTTGATATTGATCTTGGTTAA